In Desulfosalsimonas propionicica, one DNA window encodes the following:
- a CDS encoding efflux RND transporter permease subunit, whose protein sequence is MQLTATTLKRPVAAVVLTIAIVITGLFSFTQLEVDYLPEVTYPMIKIHIWWQGATPEEIETEIAEPIEEVLATVDNLDYLESSSIEGMYTLLVNFEYGVDVEVAYQDVITAMGRVSRRLPKSMDPPVIIKADPSQLPVMQVAVSSDQHDLVWLREWADNWLSDRLITVPGTAGVEIVGGLEREIRVHLDPQRMAAFGLSPAQVAGALSAGNRQIFAGRVTVENREIIARTMGEFESIAEIENLVVANDDNGGKVYVKDVAQVADSHEDMRVNTRFNGEPAIKLNVLKQSTANTVTVAGAVQDTMEGLEASMPSGIRIGYVENQGDYVLGAIHSVENSAILAAILVIVVVYLFLGRWRQVAVMMIALPATLLANFFVMKTAGFSINLFSLGGLVVALGVILDNSVVVLENITRLKAEGKADYTLAGTREVGSAIVAATLTFLAIFLPFLFVPGLAALLFKELVLVVAGIVIISLLVALTLTPLLTQSFLRGEKSTQGSKAARAFDAVLSAMTRKYARLLQKCLQGRWIIISAALVLFAGGLLLANLTGSEFLPKVDDGRVMVKLKMPSGTAVEKVDQILKQVEKKLEGLPEIESTFTLAGGKVWGLYTYEIANEGEVDIQLVPGAQRDVSTRQFISKIKPRVAQIPTPGGKLMVQQMKVKGIRKVGEQEVEVKVQGSEIKPIFDFAKTAAARLGDVSGLGNINVSMDMTKPEYRVHIDRARASELGVSVDHVADMLQTLVQGRVATRYREGMEYYNIRLVVPEKRLTSKRDLENLVVAAKNGESIYLRDLADVRRASGPVEIVRENLAKQVIVRADSAGISVGEAVSRAEQAMAGLESPSGVSWEMGGQAQMMAENTKAMGLILAFAVLFAYVALAIQFESFVLPMLIMANVPLTLTGAFLALFLTATPIGVTVLIGLVVMMGGITSQGVVLLALAEQYRAEGAPALQAIEKAAPIRVRPILMTQLTTVLGLLPLALNLGEGGDMLVPMAIAVIGGLLYSLLLTLFFLPAAYGLAMGRRDAAGVAQQAVDPNNKAQTIQQDRGQTCTND, encoded by the coding sequence ATGCAACTCACGGCAACCACCCTCAAGCGGCCCGTGGCCGCCGTTGTTTTGACCATCGCCATTGTGATCACCGGCCTGTTCAGCTTCACCCAGCTCGAAGTGGATTATCTGCCGGAAGTCACCTACCCCATGATCAAAATCCACATCTGGTGGCAGGGGGCCACCCCGGAAGAGATCGAAACCGAGATCGCCGAGCCCATCGAGGAGGTGCTGGCCACGGTGGACAACCTCGACTACCTGGAGTCCTCCAGCATCGAGGGGATGTATACCCTCCTGGTGAACTTCGAATACGGGGTGGATGTGGAGGTGGCCTATCAGGACGTGATCACGGCCATGGGCCGGGTCTCCCGAAGGCTTCCCAAGTCCATGGATCCGCCGGTGATCATCAAGGCCGACCCCTCCCAGCTTCCGGTCATGCAGGTGGCGGTGTCTTCGGATCAGCACGATCTGGTCTGGCTCCGGGAATGGGCGGACAACTGGCTTTCCGACCGCCTGATTACTGTGCCGGGCACGGCGGGTGTGGAAATCGTCGGCGGCCTGGAGCGGGAAATCCGTGTTCACCTGGATCCGCAGCGCATGGCCGCTTTCGGGCTCTCGCCGGCCCAAGTGGCAGGGGCGCTTTCTGCGGGAAACCGCCAGATATTTGCCGGCCGGGTCACGGTTGAAAACCGGGAGATCATCGCCCGGACCATGGGCGAGTTTGAAAGCATTGCGGAAATCGAAAACCTGGTCGTGGCAAACGATGATAACGGCGGCAAGGTCTATGTCAAGGATGTGGCCCAAGTCGCGGATTCCCACGAGGACATGCGGGTCAACACCCGGTTTAACGGAGAACCGGCCATAAAGTTAAACGTGCTCAAGCAGTCCACTGCCAACACCGTGACCGTTGCCGGCGCCGTGCAGGATACAATGGAGGGGCTGGAGGCCTCCATGCCTTCCGGCATCCGCATCGGATACGTGGAAAACCAGGGCGATTACGTTCTGGGGGCGATTCACAGCGTGGAAAACTCGGCCATCCTGGCGGCCATCTTGGTCATTGTGGTGGTGTATCTGTTTCTGGGCCGCTGGCGGCAGGTGGCGGTCATGATGATTGCCCTGCCGGCGACCCTCCTGGCCAATTTCTTTGTCATGAAAACCGCCGGGTTTTCCATCAATCTGTTTTCCCTGGGCGGGCTGGTGGTGGCCCTGGGCGTGATCCTGGACAACTCCGTGGTTGTCCTGGAAAACATTACCCGGCTCAAGGCCGAAGGCAAAGCCGATTATACCCTTGCGGGCACCCGGGAGGTGGGCTCGGCCATCGTGGCCGCCACCCTGACCTTTCTGGCCATCTTTCTGCCCTTTTTGTTCGTGCCCGGACTGGCCGCCCTGCTGTTTAAGGAACTGGTGCTGGTGGTGGCCGGCATTGTGATCATCTCCCTGCTCGTGGCCCTGACGTTGACCCCCCTGCTGACCCAATCTTTTCTCCGGGGCGAAAAATCAACACAGGGGTCAAAGGCCGCCCGGGCATTTGATGCCGTGCTCTCGGCCATGACCCGAAAATACGCCCGGCTCCTGCAGAAATGCCTGCAGGGCCGGTGGATCATTATCAGCGCCGCACTGGTGTTATTTGCCGGGGGCCTGCTGCTGGCCAATCTGACCGGTTCGGAATTTCTGCCCAAGGTGGACGACGGCCGGGTCATGGTCAAGCTCAAAATGCCCTCGGGCACCGCAGTGGAAAAGGTGGACCAAATTTTAAAACAGGTGGAGAAAAAACTGGAGGGGCTGCCGGAGATCGAAAGCACATTCACCCTGGCCGGGGGCAAGGTCTGGGGCCTGTATACCTACGAGATCGCCAATGAAGGCGAAGTCGACATTCAACTGGTTCCCGGGGCACAAAGGGATGTGAGCACCCGGCAATTCATCTCAAAGATCAAACCCCGGGTTGCCCAAATCCCAACTCCCGGGGGAAAGCTCATGGTCCAGCAGATGAAGGTCAAAGGCATCCGCAAAGTCGGCGAACAGGAGGTGGAGGTCAAGGTCCAGGGCTCGGAAATCAAGCCCATCTTTGATTTTGCAAAAACAGCGGCTGCCCGGCTCGGGGACGTTTCCGGTCTTGGCAATATCAATGTTTCCATGGACATGACCAAGCCGGAATACCGGGTGCACATTGACCGGGCCAGGGCCTCGGAGCTCGGCGTTTCAGTGGATCATGTGGCGGATATGCTCCAGACCCTGGTGCAGGGGCGGGTGGCCACCCGGTACCGGGAAGGCATGGAGTACTACAATATCCGGCTCGTGGTCCCGGAAAAACGTTTGACCAGCAAGAGGGATCTGGAAAACCTGGTTGTGGCGGCTAAAAACGGGGAATCCATTTATCTGCGGGATCTGGCCGATGTCCGCCGGGCTTCCGGCCCGGTGGAAATCGTCCGGGAAAATCTGGCCAAGCAGGTTATTGTCCGAGCCGACTCCGCGGGCATATCCGTGGGGGAGGCCGTGTCCCGGGCCGAGCAGGCCATGGCGGGATTGGAGAGTCCTTCCGGGGTGAGCTGGGAAATGGGCGGCCAGGCGCAGATGATGGCTGAAAACACCAAGGCCATGGGCCTTATCCTGGCCTTTGCCGTTTTGTTTGCCTATGTGGCCCTGGCGATTCAGTTTGAATCCTTTGTGCTGCCCATGCTGATCATGGCCAATGTCCCCCTGACGCTGACCGGCGCCTTTCTGGCCCTGTTTTTAACGGCAACGCCCATCGGAGTGACCGTTTTGATCGGCCTGGTGGTCATGATGGGCGGCATTACCTCCCAGGGCGTGGTTCTGCTGGCCCTGGCCGAGCAATACCGGGCTGAGGGCGCACCGGCCCTGCAGGCGATTGAAAAAGCCGCCCCGATCCGTGTCCGTCCAATCCTGATGACCCAGCTGACCACGGTTCTCGGCCTGCTTCCCCTGGCCCTGAACCTGGGCGAAGGCGGCGACATGCTGGTGCCCATGGCCATTGCGGTCATCGGGGGGCTGCTGTATTCCCTGCTGCTGACCCTGTTTTTCCTGCCCGCAGCCTACGGGCTGGCAATGGGACGGCGGGATGCGGCAGGTGTGGCGCAACAAGCCGTGGATCCAAACAACAAAGCTCAAACAATCCAGCAAGACCGAGGACAAACATGCACAAACGACTGA
- a CDS encoding (Fe-S)-binding protein yields MMLQSYTKTIFRPECNPSFESVHCIARLDQDISAALPYLNAELGGNQYFKEPPAVMLHVHGKIIKVGGTEIAINALQDEAEAEKILQWLKNEINRVWAEKDTIPPSEEGRKKPQVFEILKMLPKTNCRKCGLATCMVFAAQAADGGRGAEDCPELNPENKERLDAYLAGFTFE; encoded by the coding sequence ATGATGCTGCAGTCCTATACCAAAACCATATTCCGGCCGGAGTGCAACCCGAGCTTTGAATCTGTGCATTGCATTGCCCGGCTGGACCAGGATATCTCCGCTGCCCTGCCCTACCTGAATGCAGAACTGGGCGGCAACCAGTATTTCAAAGAACCACCGGCGGTTATGCTCCACGTGCACGGCAAGATCATCAAGGTCGGGGGCACCGAAATCGCCATTAACGCCCTGCAGGACGAAGCAGAAGCAGAAAAAATCCTGCAATGGCTCAAAAATGAAATCAACCGGGTCTGGGCGGAAAAAGACACCATCCCCCCCAGCGAGGAAGGCCGCAAGAAACCGCAGGTTTTCGAGATCTTAAAGATGCTGCCCAAAACCAACTGCAGAAAATGCGGCCTTGCCACCTGCATGGTCTTTGCCGCCCAGGCCGCCGACGGGGGCCGGGGGGCGGAGGACTGCCCGGAGCTAAATCCGGAAAACAAGGAAAGACTCGATGCCTATCTTGCGGGATTTACCTTTGAATAA
- a CDS encoding TolC family protein, which yields MHKRLTIILLALVLSGCGGMQKNMQTPDPGNTADFSAPENNREKAGPPIDFGRELSLDEAIELALQRNPGIEVQRHQTDSARADWREARGKRLPHLSAAASASRYLDDQRLVPARSPGEAGAWGEDQYGADLVLELPLFTGGRLINRASAARLFAEAAMDRLGRTRKETVFNVTSTFYAILEQRKVIESLRFSHKAVSRQQEKIQDLIAVEKGVRVDLLRVRVRLSDIEQQIIAEENRLEALHRLLANLLGMETEQKHLPVQGNLSFENPGVSGDVLWQDIYAARQDYQALKNQAQAAEKSLAAARGEYFPRIDLRGTYGGRWAEGDTTVQAGASEEEDVGSIGLHMEMPLFAGGEIAARTAGARADQAALQARLRELELQIRLEVQNARDAVIADTKRVQTTRAAIEEAAEALDIEQTKYNLGKGTIVDVLDAQDALLRAQTNLARALAAYNTDLARLELARGTILYKE from the coding sequence ATGCACAAACGACTGACAATCATTTTACTGGCACTGGTGCTGTCGGGCTGCGGCGGAATGCAAAAAAACATGCAAACCCCTGACCCGGGCAATACCGCCGATTTTTCCGCACCCGAAAACAACCGGGAAAAAGCCGGTCCGCCCATTGATTTCGGCCGGGAGCTGAGCCTGGACGAAGCCATCGAGCTGGCATTGCAGCGCAATCCCGGCATTGAAGTCCAAAGGCATCAAACCGACTCAGCGCGCGCGGACTGGCGGGAAGCCCGGGGCAAACGGCTGCCGCATCTCAGCGCAGCGGCCTCGGCCAGCCGGTACCTGGACGACCAGCGCCTGGTGCCGGCCAGATCCCCGGGGGAGGCCGGGGCCTGGGGCGAGGATCAGTACGGCGCGGACCTGGTTTTGGAACTGCCCCTGTTTACCGGCGGGCGTTTGATCAACCGGGCTTCGGCCGCCCGGCTTTTCGCCGAAGCTGCCATGGACAGACTGGGCCGAACCCGAAAAGAAACCGTATTTAACGTAACATCCACCTTTTACGCCATCCTGGAGCAGCGGAAAGTCATCGAGTCCCTGCGGTTTTCGCACAAAGCCGTGTCCCGCCAGCAAGAAAAAATCCAGGACCTGATCGCAGTGGAAAAAGGGGTCCGGGTGGATCTGCTGCGGGTCCGGGTCCGGCTGTCCGACATTGAACAGCAGATCATCGCCGAAGAAAACCGCCTGGAAGCCCTGCACCGGCTTCTGGCCAACCTGCTGGGCATGGAAACCGAACAAAAACACCTGCCGGTACAGGGAAATCTGTCTTTTGAAAATCCGGGCGTATCCGGGGACGTCTTGTGGCAGGACATCTATGCTGCGCGACAGGATTACCAGGCGCTGAAAAACCAGGCACAGGCGGCTGAAAAATCGCTTGCCGCGGCCAGGGGAGAATACTTTCCGCGGATAGATCTGCGCGGCACCTACGGCGGCCGGTGGGCCGAAGGCGACACTACCGTCCAGGCCGGGGCCTCCGAGGAAGAAGACGTGGGCAGCATCGGTCTGCACATGGAAATGCCCCTGTTTGCCGGAGGCGAAATTGCTGCCAGAACAGCCGGAGCACGGGCCGATCAGGCCGCCCTGCAGGCGAGGCTCCGGGAACTTGAGCTGCAAATCCGCCTGGAAGTCCAAAATGCAAGGGATGCCGTGATCGCGGATACAAAACGGGTGCAGACCACCCGGGCGGCCATCGAGGAGGCTGCAGAAGCCCTGGATATCGAACAGACCAAGTACAATCTGGGCAAGGGCACCATTGTCGATGTCCTGGATGCCCAGGACGCCCTGCTGCGGGCCCAGACCAATCTCGCCCGCGCCCTGGCCGCATACAATACCGATCTGGCCCGGCTGGAGCTGGCCAGGGGAACAATCCTATACAAGGAGTAA
- a CDS encoding universal stress protein — protein MLPRINHILYATDLSDGARRAMGYAVALANALEASLTVVHVIKEASPNAELLIQAFLGYSSKEEVEQKSRGQITEEIKERLGQMCDELGCQLPECRFSLADVIVKFGRPGEVILNHAETGQYDCLVMGRHDYGVIEGAITGHFAKNLLSHSPIPVFLVPVTRGTETARDVEE, from the coding sequence ATGCTGCCACGCATCAATCATATACTTTATGCAACCGACCTTTCCGACGGGGCCCGCAGGGCCATGGGATATGCCGTGGCCCTGGCAAACGCCCTGGAAGCATCACTTACAGTCGTGCATGTGATAAAGGAGGCTTCTCCCAATGCAGAACTGCTGATCCAGGCATTTCTGGGCTACAGCAGCAAAGAAGAGGTAGAGCAGAAAAGCCGGGGGCAGATCACTGAAGAAATAAAAGAGCGCCTGGGGCAAATGTGCGACGAACTTGGATGCCAGCTCCCGGAGTGCCGGTTCTCCCTCGCAGATGTGATTGTAAAGTTCGGCCGTCCCGGGGAAGTGATTCTCAATCATGCCGAAACCGGCCAATACGATTGTCTGGTTATGGGCCGCCATGATTACGGAGTTATTGAAGGCGCCATTACAGGACACTTTGCAAAAAACCTGCTCAGCCACAGCCCCATACCGGTTTTCCTGGTGCCGGTAACCCGCGGCACAGAAACTGCCCGGGATGTGGAGGAATAA
- a CDS encoding efflux RND transporter periplasmic adaptor subunit, which produces MKIQCKFLSCLLLILSAALFLAGCGSEAASSEDKSQKSPLVEVVSASQGEISKHINITGEIVATREIKVRATVEGPVGFSPWREGDPVKKGEKLIEIDRPLYRSEVKEAEANLAVAKSKLADLKAGARPEEIAQAEQNVRYLEECAGFSRKNLERVRQLAQKGGVSGEALEKAQVSYAECHTNLISAREKLSMLKSGPTQTELAVQEAEVKKAEAALAKARAKLDETRIYAPFDGIITKVYVHPGDLATPQAPLLEMLDRSSLAVRFSVSERLISDIKPGMKASIRLDAYSGRDFDAKIVRIYPELNRQSGTVPVEAELTAPRKLMPGMFARVLLPVQTADKAVIIPASALLSTPGGREAVFVVSDGKAKQREIRLGIEQGSRVQVLEGLKPDEKVVVAGMNSLKNGTAVRIAEARDSASKHSQDT; this is translated from the coding sequence GTGAAAATCCAATGCAAATTTTTGTCCTGCCTGCTGCTGATCCTGAGTGCCGCTTTGTTTCTGGCCGGCTGCGGCTCGGAAGCCGCATCCAGTGAGGACAAATCCCAAAAATCCCCGCTTGTGGAAGTGGTTAGTGCCAGCCAGGGAGAAATTTCCAAACATATTAATATTACAGGTGAAATAGTGGCCACGCGGGAAATCAAAGTCCGGGCCACCGTGGAAGGCCCTGTGGGTTTTTCCCCCTGGCGGGAAGGCGACCCGGTGAAAAAAGGGGAAAAACTCATTGAAATTGACCGGCCATTGTACCGCTCCGAGGTAAAGGAGGCAGAAGCAAACCTGGCAGTGGCAAAATCAAAGCTGGCCGATCTAAAGGCCGGGGCCCGCCCCGAAGAAATCGCCCAGGCCGAACAAAACGTCCGGTACCTGGAGGAGTGTGCCGGGTTTTCCCGCAAAAACCTGGAGCGTGTCCGGCAGCTGGCCCAAAAGGGCGGTGTGAGCGGGGAAGCGCTGGAAAAGGCCCAGGTATCCTATGCCGAGTGTCACACCAACCTGATCTCGGCCCGGGAGAAACTCTCCATGCTCAAATCCGGTCCCACCCAAACCGAACTGGCCGTCCAGGAAGCCGAAGTCAAAAAGGCAGAGGCCGCGCTGGCCAAAGCCCGGGCAAAACTGGATGAGACCCGGATTTACGCCCCTTTTGACGGAATCATCACCAAGGTTTACGTACATCCCGGAGATCTGGCCACACCCCAGGCCCCTCTTCTGGAAATGCTGGACCGCAGCTCCCTGGCTGTGCGGTTTTCTGTCTCAGAGAGGCTTATATCTGACATCAAACCGGGCATGAAAGCCAGCATCCGGTTGGATGCCTATTCCGGCCGGGATTTTGACGCCAAAATTGTCCGGATATATCCGGAATTAAACCGCCAGTCCGGAACAGTGCCGGTGGAGGCCGAATTAACCGCTCCGCGTAAACTCATGCCCGGCATGTTTGCCCGGGTTTTGCTGCCGGTGCAGACCGCAGATAAAGCCGTAATCATTCCCGCAAGCGCCCTTTTGAGCACCCCGGGCGGCCGGGAGGCGGTTTTTGTGGTCAGCGACGGCAAAGCAAAGCAGCGGGAAATCCGGCTCGGCATTGAGCAGGGCAGCCGGGTCCAGGTACTCGAAGGACTCAAACCCGACGAAAAGGTGGTCGTAGCCGGAATGAACAGCCTCAAAAACGGCACAGCCGTGCGCATTGCAGAAGCCCGGGATTCAGCGTCCAAACACAGCCAGGACACCTAA
- a CDS encoding thioredoxin family protein, translating to MRSKTKMTIIAAVVLLAAASVWGVLQTGNETQSSSGPASQQAAAASPAPGEVTLLDLGADQCRPCKMMAPILEELKQAYEGRAKIIFIDVWKNREQAEKYGIRAIPTQIFFNEKGEEVRRHTGFMDKKTIIRNLSDMGVKPPEQYRGL from the coding sequence ATGAGATCAAAAACAAAAATGACCATTATCGCTGCCGTAGTACTTCTTGCTGCCGCTTCTGTCTGGGGAGTGCTTCAAACCGGCAATGAAACGCAATCCAGTTCCGGACCCGCTTCACAGCAGGCCGCGGCCGCATCGCCGGCACCCGGCGAGGTCACCCTGCTGGACCTGGGCGCAGACCAGTGCCGGCCCTGCAAAATGATGGCCCCGATCCTGGAAGAGCTGAAACAAGCCTATGAAGGAAGGGCAAAAATCATCTTCATCGATGTATGGAAAAACCGGGAACAGGCAGAAAAATACGGAATCCGGGCCATTCCCACGCAGATTTTTTTCAATGAAAAAGGCGAGGAAGTCCGTCGCCACACGGGTTTTATGGACAAAAAAACCATTATCCGAAATCTGTCAGACATGGGCGTCAAACCTCCGGAACAATATCGGGGCCTGTAA
- a CDS encoding thioredoxin family protein: MEIKVLGPGCPKCKQTEETVKQAINEAGVEADLEKVTDTMKIASYGVFGTPAVVVDGEVKIVGKIPSKDDVLKWIK, translated from the coding sequence ATGGAAATCAAAGTATTGGGCCCGGGATGCCCGAAATGCAAGCAAACAGAGGAAACCGTAAAGCAGGCAATCAACGAGGCCGGTGTTGAAGCCGACCTGGAAAAAGTCACGGACACCATGAAGATCGCCAGCTATGGCGTATTCGGCACCCCGGCCGTGGTGGTGGACGGCGAGGTCAAGATCGTGGGCAAAATTCCCTCAAAGGATGATGTCCTCAAGTGGATTAAATAG
- a CDS encoding putative zinc-binding protein, whose translation MCGLRHLPVSDGRILPVFHPLEILEKAYDKKEEKMAENCCETTGTTTMLLPCSGGSNVGQLANRAAVELTTEGFGKIFCLAGIGGRISGFVQSAKDADAVIVIDGCEIGCGKATLQGAGVPLPRHKHLVITEYGIEKNKDFNLDAENVELVKQAVKNATSGPAYEEGDLPPSARPAPGGGCCCG comes from the coding sequence ATGTGCGGACTGCGACACCTGCCGGTTTCTGATGGACGAATCCTGCCTGTTTTTCATCCGCTTGAAATACTGGAAAAAGCTTACGATAAAAAGGAGGAAAAAATGGCTGAAAACTGCTGTGAAACAACAGGCACAACAACCATGCTGCTGCCCTGCTCGGGCGGCTCCAATGTGGGACAGCTGGCCAACCGGGCCGCAGTTGAGCTGACCACGGAGGGCTTTGGCAAAATATTCTGTCTGGCCGGCATCGGGGGCCGAATCTCCGGCTTTGTCCAGTCGGCCAAAGATGCCGACGCTGTGATCGTCATAGACGGCTGCGAAATCGGCTGCGGCAAAGCCACACTGCAGGGTGCGGGGGTGCCGCTTCCCCGCCACAAACACCTGGTGATAACCGAATACGGCATCGAGAAAAACAAGGACTTTAACCTGGATGCAGAAAATGTGGAACTGGTAAAGCAGGCGGTGAAAAACGCGACCTCCGGGCCAGCTTATGAAGAAGGGGATCTGCCGCCGTCTGCACGCCCGGCACCCGGAGGCGGCTGCTGCTGCGGATAA
- a CDS encoding rhodanese-like domain-containing protein, giving the protein MGAKNKTIKAARQALGLIVLGCILAACTNLLRQNSLPFAGDWSADSRLSDDSGQSMVIGLAEASRMYAEDTAVFVDARPKDQYDQGYIRGAVSLPWQQVHERFMEAADRLETAETIICYCDGENCELSHDLALFLADMGFEDTRVLVNGWTVWKEAGLPTQSRNTDNE; this is encoded by the coding sequence ATGGGAGCCAAAAACAAAACCATCAAGGCAGCCCGGCAGGCGCTTGGTCTCATCGTGCTTGGGTGCATCCTGGCGGCCTGCACTAACCTTTTGCGCCAAAACAGTCTCCCGTTTGCAGGCGACTGGTCTGCGGACTCCCGTTTGTCCGATGATTCCGGACAAAGCATGGTGATCGGCCTTGCAGAAGCCAGCCGGATGTATGCAGAAGACACGGCCGTGTTCGTGGATGCGCGGCCAAAGGACCAGTACGATCAGGGCTACATCAGGGGGGCTGTAAGCCTTCCATGGCAGCAGGTGCATGAGCGGTTCATGGAAGCCGCAGACCGCCTGGAGACAGCCGAAACCATCATTTGTTACTGTGACGGGGAAAACTGCGAACTGAGCCACGATCTGGCGCTGTTTCTGGCGGACATGGGCTTTGAAGACACCCGGGTACTGGTAAACGGCTGGACCGTGTGGAAGGAGGCGGGATTGCCCACGCAGAGCAGGAATACGGACAATGAATAA
- a CDS encoding permease: MNLKERYKLLLLVIFFLVAYYMPWNHEIIRQSGLEAFMMLQEYAREHVLTCLIPAFFIAGAIAVFVSQASVLKYFGAQANKCLSYSVASVSGTILAVCSCTVLPLFAGIYSRGAGIGPATAFLYSGPAINVLAIVFTARVLGWQLGLARAIGAIFFAVIVGLSMHFIFRKEDEERQAAQMHLPEEEDTGRSLGQEAMFMLVLILILIFAAFAKPAEDAAMLWQTIFNLKWIVTGALLVILGFILYSWFKRDELSQWVDSSWGFMKQIFPLLFAGVIFAGFFLGRPGETALIPERYIADLVGGNSLQANVVAALASALMYFATLTEVPILQGLLGSGMGQGPALTMLLAGPALSLPNLIVIGSVMGWKKTGTFAGIIVVLSTIVGMSYGAIFA; this comes from the coding sequence ATGAATCTCAAGGAACGCTACAAACTCCTGCTGCTTGTGATCTTTTTCCTGGTGGCCTATTACATGCCCTGGAACCATGAAATCATACGACAATCCGGTCTGGAAGCCTTTATGATGCTTCAGGAATATGCCCGGGAACACGTACTGACCTGCCTGATCCCGGCCTTTTTCATTGCCGGGGCCATTGCCGTGTTTGTCTCCCAGGCATCTGTGCTGAAATATTTCGGCGCCCAGGCAAACAAATGTCTTTCTTATTCCGTAGCCTCGGTTTCAGGAACCATTCTGGCAGTGTGTTCCTGCACGGTGCTGCCGCTGTTTGCCGGCATCTACTCCCGGGGCGCGGGTATTGGGCCTGCCACTGCGTTTCTGTATTCCGGCCCGGCCATCAATGTTCTGGCTATTGTTTTCACCGCCCGGGTGCTGGGCTGGCAGCTGGGCCTGGCAAGGGCCATTGGCGCCATATTTTTTGCCGTCATTGTGGGCCTTTCCATGCATTTTATTTTTCGCAAAGAGGATGAAGAGCGCCAGGCCGCACAGATGCATCTGCCCGAAGAAGAAGATACGGGCCGGTCCCTTGGCCAGGAAGCCATGTTTATGCTGGTGCTGATCCTGATCCTGATTTTTGCCGCTTTTGCCAAGCCGGCAGAGGATGCAGCCATGCTGTGGCAAACCATATTCAATCTCAAATGGATCGTTACCGGAGCCCTTCTGGTCATCCTGGGCTTTATCCTTTATTCCTGGTTCAAACGCGATGAACTTTCCCAGTGGGTGGACTCCTCCTGGGGCTTCATGAAACAGATTTTCCCGCTGCTTTTTGCCGGCGTGATTTTTGCCGGGTTTTTCCTGGGCCGGCCCGGGGAGACCGCTCTGATTCCGGAACGCTACATTGCCGATCTGGTTGGCGGCAATTCCCTGCAGGCCAATGTGGTCGCAGCCCTTGCCTCGGCGCTGATGTATTTTGCCACCTTGACCGAAGTCCCCATTCTCCAGGGGCTTTTGGGCTCAGGCATGGGCCAGGGCCCAGCCTTGACAATGCTTCTGGCCGGCCCGGCGTTATCGCTGCCCAACCTGATTGTCATCGGCAGCGTCATGGGCTGGAAAAAAACCGGCACCTTTGCCGGCATCATCGTGGTGCTCTCCACCATCGTGGGCATGAGCTACGGCGCCATTTTCGCATAG
- a CDS encoding MauE/DoxX family redox-associated membrane protein, with the protein MNKLRFQKIEKTGFIFARILMGAVFLYASYDKILNPQAFAEAVYNYQILPDFAVNAVALALPWIELAAGLCLITGIWLPGGVFVCALLMCVFTAALVFNQIRGLDVHCGCFTTEAAHGPAGIWTVIRDLFFLVLSAYLLVRIVFLPLEKTGDIPGRAA; encoded by the coding sequence ATGAATAAGCTGCGTTTTCAAAAAATCGAAAAAACCGGGTTTATTTTTGCAAGGATCTTGATGGGTGCGGTGTTTTTGTATGCCAGTTACGACAAAATCCTAAATCCGCAGGCATTTGCCGAAGCCGTGTACAATTACCAGATTCTGCCCGATTTCGCGGTCAACGCCGTGGCCCTGGCCCTGCCGTGGATTGAACTGGCGGCGGGGCTGTGCCTGATCACCGGGATATGGCTTCCCGGGGGCGTATTTGTGTGCGCACTGCTCATGTGTGTTTTCACCGCCGCCCTGGTGTTTAACCAGATCAGGGGGTTAGACGTTCACTGCGGCTGTTTTACCACGGAGGCCGCCCACGGTCCGGCCGGCATATGGACCGTGATCCGGGATCTTTTCTTTTTGGTGTTGTCGGCCTACCTGCTGGTGCGCATCGTTTTTCTGCCCTTGGAAAAAACCGGTGACATCCCCGGCCGGGCCGCGTGA